One region of Eubalaena glacialis isolate mEubGla1 chromosome 6, mEubGla1.1.hap2.+ XY, whole genome shotgun sequence genomic DNA includes:
- the FILIP1L gene encoding filamin A-interacting protein 1-like gives MVVDEQQRLTAQLALQRQKIQDLTTSAKETHAKLALAEARVQEEEQKATRLENDLQTQTTKFHQNQETIMAKLTNEDSQNRQLRQKLAALSRQIDELEETNRSLRKAEEELQDIKEKINKGEYGNSSIMAEVEELRKRVLEMEGKDEELIKMEEQCRDLNKRLEKETSLSKDFKLEVEKLSKRIMALEKLEDAFNKSKQECYSLKCNLEKERMTTKQLSQELESLKVRIKELEAIESRLEKTEFTLKEDLTKLKTLTVMLVDERKTMSEKLKQTEDKLQAAASQLQVEQNKVTTVTEKLIEETKRALKSKTDVEEKMYSVTKERDDLKNKLKAEEEKGNDLLSKVNMLKNRLQSLEAIEKDFLKNKLNQDSGKSTTALHQENNRIKELSQEVERLKLKLKDMKAIEDDLMKTEDEYETLERRYANERDKAQFLSEELEHVKMELAKYKLAEKTESSHEQWLFKRLQEEEAKSGHLSREVDALKEKIHEYMATEDLICHLQGDHSVLQKKLSQQENRNRDLGREIENLTKELERYRHFSKSLRPSLNGRRISDPQVFSKEVQTEAVDSEPPDYKSLIPLERAVINGQLYEESEDQNEDPHDEESVLSFKCNSSTPCPVNRKLWIPWMKSKEGHPQNGKIQTKPSGNFVQPGDLVLSHTPGQPLHIKVTPDHVQNTATLEITSPTTESPHSYTSTAVIPNCGTPKQRITILQNASITPVKSKTSAEGLMNFEQGMSPITMATFARAQTPESCGSITPERTMSPIQVLAVTGSASSPEQGRSPEPIEISAKHAIFRVSPDRQSSWQFQRSNSNSSSVITTEDNKIHIHLGSPYMQAVASPVRPASPSASLQDNRTQSLTNGALNKTTNKVTSSITITPTATPLPRQSQITIKEVCKQRIPTRIPKPKSTGIAKLSPKVLPGPMDKTGCGKLHIIRTVTSNTFLHMGGKR, from the coding sequence ATGGTGGTGGACGAACAACAAAGGCTGACGGCACAGCTTGCCCTTCAAAGACAGAAAATCCAAGACCTAACCACGAGTGCAAAGGAAACACATGCTAAACTAGCCCTTGCTGAAGCCAGAGTTCAGGAAGAAGAGCAGAAGGCAACCAGACTAGAGAACGATCTGCAAACGCAGACCACAAAGTTTCACCAGAACCAAGAAACAATTATGGCGAAGCTCACCAATGAGGACAGCCAAAATCGCCAGCTTCGACAAAAGCTGGCAGCACTCAGCCGGCAAATTGATGAGTTAGAAGAGACAAACAGGTCTTTACGAAAAGCAGAAGAGGAGCTgcaagatataaaagaaaaaattaacaaggGAGAATATGGAAACTCCAGCATCATGGCTGAGGTGGAGGAGCTCAGGAAACGTGTGCTAGAAATGGAAGGGAAGGATGAAGAGCTCATAAAAATGGAGGAGCAGTGCAGAGATCTCAATAAGAGGCTGGAAAAGGAAACATCACTGAGTAAAGACTTTAAACTCGAGGTTGAAAAACTCAGTAAAAGAATTATGGCTCTGGAAAAATTAGAAGATGCTTTcaacaaaagcaaacaagaaTGTTACTCTCTGAAatgtaatttagaaaaagaaaggatgacCACAAAGCAGTTATCTCAGGAACTGGAGAGTTTAAAGGTAAGGATCAAAGAGCTAGAAGCCATTGAAAGTCGGCTGGAGAAGACAGAATTCACCCTAAAAGAGGATTTAACTAAACTGAAAACATTAACTGTGATGCTGGTAGATGAACGGAAAACAATGAGtgaaaaattaaagcaaactGAAGATAAGTTACAAGCTGCTGCTTCTCAGCTTCAAGTGGAGCAAAATAAAGTGACAACGGTTACTGAGAAGTTAATTGAAGAAACTAAAAGGGCACTGAAGTCCAAAACTGATGTGGAAGAAAAAATGTACAGTGTAACGAAAGAGAGAGATGatctaaaaaacaaactgaaagcagaagaagagaaaggaaatgatcTCCTGTCCAAAGTTAACATGTTGAAAAACAGGCTTCAATCATTGGAAGCAATTGAGAAAGATTtcctaaaaaacaaattaaatcaaGATTCTGGTAAGTCCACAACAGCATTACACCAAGAGAACAATAGGATTAAAGAGCTCTCTCAAGAAGTGGAAAGACTGAAACTGAAGTTAAAGGATATGAAAGCCATTGAGGATGACCTCATGAAAACTGAAGATGAGTATGAGACTCTAGAACGAAGGTATGCTAATGAACGAGACAAAGCTCAATTTTTATCTGAAGAGCTGGAACATGTTAAAATGGAACTTGCCAAATACAAGTTAGCAGAAAAGACAGAGTCCAGCCATGAACAATGGCTTTTCAAAAGGCTTCAGGAAGAAGAAGCTAAATCAGGTCACCTCTCAAGAGAAGTGGATGCGCTGAAAGAGAAAATTCATGAATACATGGCAACTGAGGACCTGATATGTCACCTCCAGGGAGATCATTCAGTTCTGCAAAAGAAACTCAGTCAACAAGAAAACAGGAACAGAGATTTAGGAAGAGAGATTGAAAACCTCACTAAAGAGTTAGAGCGGTACCGTCATTTCAGTAAGAGCCTCCGGCCCAGTCTCAATGGAAGAAGAATCTCTGACCCTCAAGTATTTTCCAAAGAAGTTCAAACAGAAGCAGTGGACAGTGAGCCACCTGATTACAAGAGTCTCATTCCTCTGGAACGAGCAGTCATCAACGGTCAGTTATATGAGGAGAGCGAGGACCAGAATGAGGACCCTCATGATGAGGAGTCTGTGCTGTCCTTCAAATGCAACTCATCTACTCCCTGTCCTGTTAACAGGAAGCTATGGATTCCTTGGATGAAGTCCAAGGAGGGCCATCCTCAGAATGGAAAAATACAAACTAAACCCAGTGGCAACTTCGTGCAACCTGGAGATCTAGTCCTAAGCCACACACCTGGGCAGCCACTTCATATAAAGGTTACTCCAGACCATGTCCAAAACACAGCCACTCTTGAAATCACAAGTCCGACCACAGAGAGTCCTCACTCTTACACAAGCACTGCAGTGATACCAAACTGTGGCACCCCAAAGCAAAGGATAACCATCCTCCAAAATGCTTCCATAACTCCAGTGAAATCAAAAACCTCTGCTGAAGGCCTTATGAATTTCGAGCAAGGCATGTCCCCAATTACCATGGCAACCTTTGCCAGGGCACAGACCCCAGAGTCTTGTGGTTCCATAACTCCAGAAAGGACAATGTCACCTATTCAGGTTTTGGCTGTTACTGGTTCAGCTAGCTCCCCTGAGCAGGGACGCTCTCCAGAGCCGATAGAAATCAGTGCCAAGCACGCGATTTTCAGAGTCTCCCCTGATCGGCAGTCATCATGGCAGTTTCAGCGTTCAAACAGTAACAGTTCAAGTGTGATAACTACTGAGGATAATAAAATCCACATTCACTTAGGAAGTCCTTACATGCAAGCCGTAGCTAGCCCCGTGAGACCTGCCAGCCCTTCAGCATCACTGCAGGATAACCGAACTCAAAGCTTAACTAATGGGGCACTAAACAAAACAACCAATAAAGTCACCAGCAGTATTACTATCACACCAACAGCCACACCTCTTCCTCGACAATCACAAATTACA